In Zingiber officinale cultivar Zhangliang chromosome 6A, Zo_v1.1, whole genome shotgun sequence, a single genomic region encodes these proteins:
- the LOC121998599 gene encoding outer envelope pore protein 24, chloroplastic-like, with protein MNGWSNQPSSSDDIMGDSLRPPPAPLPPPSTPSRSGLLPIIHKGQKAERKKMKATVKGRYEVNKSAAAATLALLAGDARLKASVTEATFANGPSLEDLVLSLEKHGAFILDYNVADKDVRFQFMNSFKAADKTVNLAYTHARAANRTVVDGSLLFDPANKVSLCYAFGSGNCKVKYWYAHGELKRTVLEPCYDVSKNAWDFALTRKFDGGDSLKAIYHTTTKNLGLEWNRDSQEKGCFKISASFNLAEKQGTPTLMVESTWNYEI; from the exons ATGAATGGCTGGTCCAACcaaccgtcgagttccgacgatATAATGGGGGATTCATTGCGACCGCCGCCGGCTCCGCTCCCTCCTCCTTCAACTCCGTCTCGATCGGGGCTTCTTCCCATAATACATAAGGGGCAAAAagcggagaggaagaagatgaaggccaCGGTGAAGGGCCGGTACGAGGTCAACAAGAGTGCCGCCGCCGCCACCCTCGCTCTCCTCGCCGGCGACGCCCGCCTTAAGGCCTCCGTTACAGAGGCCACATTCGCCAACGGCCCGTCCCTCGAAGACCTCGTCCTCTCCCTCGAGAAGCACGGCGCCTTCATCCTCGACTACAACGTCGCCGACAAG GATGTGAGGTTTCAGTTCATGAACTCGTTCAAGGCGGCGGATAAAACCGTTAATTTGGCCTACACGCACGCCAGAGCGGCCAACCGAACCGTGGTGGATGGGTCGTTGCTGTTCGATCCGGCGAACAAGGTTTCGTTGTGCTATGCGTTCGGGTCGGGGAACTGCAAGGTGAAGTATTGGTACGCCCACGGGGAGCTTAAGAGGACGGTGCTGGAGCCTTGCTATGATGTGTCGAAGAACGCTTGGGATTTTGCCTTGACGAGGAAGTTCGACGGCGGTGACTCCCTGAAAGCGATTTACCATACGACAACTAAGAATCTTGGATTGGAGTGGAACAGGGATTCCCAGGAGAAAGGCTGCTTCAAG ATATCAGCATCGTTCAATCTGGCAGAGAAGCAGGGGACTCCCACACTGATGGTGGAGAGTACCTGGAATTATGAAATATGA
- the LOC121998600 gene encoding phosphopantothenoylcysteine decarboxylase-like encodes MEHHNIKPAKPRILLAVSGSVAAIKFEILCRCFLEWAEIRAVATKSSLHFIDRRTLPSNVPIYTDEDEWTSWKMIGDEVLHIELRKWADIMVIAPLSANTLAKIAGGLCDNLLTCVVRAWDYRKPIYVAPAMNTCMWNNPFTKHHLEVIRRFGFRFLSVTDPITRTPACGDHGNGIMLEPHVLFSIVRLSYKSLASGPS; translated from the exons ATGGAGCATCACAATATTAAGCCTGCTAAACCGAGGATCCTTTTAGCTGTTTCTGGAAGTGTTGCTGCTATTAAATTTGAGATTTTATGTCGTTGCTTTTTGGAGTGGGCAGAAATTAGGGCTGTTGCTACCAAATCATCCTTGCATTTCATTGACAGGAGAACACTACCTAGTAATGTGCCTATTTACACGGACGAGGATGAATGGACTAGTTGGAAAATGATTGGAGATGAGGTGTTGCACATTGAGCTTCGTAAATGGGCCGATATCATGGTGATTGCGCCACTTTCAGCAAATACTCTCGCCAAG ATTGCTGGAGGGTTGTGTGACAACCTACTAACATGCGTCGTGCGAGCATGGGATTACCGCAAGCCAATATATGTTGCTCCTGCTATGAACACCTGCATGTGGAACAACCCTTTTACAAAGCATCATCTGGAAGTAATTAGACGATTTGGTTTCCGTTTCCTTTCCGTCACGGATCCCATTACCAGGACACCGGCGTGTGGAGATCATGGAAACGGTATAATGTTGGAACCTCATGTTCTATTCAGTATCGTGAGGCTTTCATACAAGTCACTAGCTTCTGGGCCAAGTTAA